In Cololabis saira isolate AMF1-May2022 chromosome 10, fColSai1.1, whole genome shotgun sequence, a single window of DNA contains:
- the LOC133451760 gene encoding natterin-3-like — protein MISPSEMKRQASRLTSTFDFNSNLKWKEWTGSLPNGVVSIENSYARRTDFVCKHKCHAGFYNADMGSYCNYPQDGKEQRSSSFEILVNVDNFEVVEWKSASYGLVPEFSVRTCSTEDIYVGKNKYGLGMVDKRIRAFLLPWIGSVYQYTDYEVLTISQEFESQHIFEVKYQTNNSEIFHYPPENMHTSTIINNECRPVTETVTISKSTTEERRWDINGSFGFGVRSTFTGGLPKIFSSKVEVSADMTFQFSRGQTIKDESSNTISTTLTTPANHHCRVQMLGVMYKSNIPFTARVNRYYRDRETKSTVVSGMFHSNKIGDIQAVVDRCEPVADTRPCSAGRFPESGRDTKQDSDGEMR, from the exons atgatttcCCCTAGTGAGATG AAAAGGCAGGCGAGTCGCCTGACCTCCACCTTCGACTTCAACAGCAACCTGAAATGGAAGGAGTGGACCGGTTCTCTTCCAAATGGAGTGGTCTCAATTGAGAACAGCTATGCCAGACGCACTGACTTTGTCTGCAAACACAAGTGTCATGCCGGCTTCTACAACGCTGACATGGGTTCTTACTGCAACTACCCTCAAGATGGGAAAGAGCAACGCTCATCCTCCTTTGAGATTCTTGTGAATGTAGACAACTTTGAAGTCGTTGAGTGGAAGTCAGCTTCATATGGTTTAGTGCCAGAATTTTCAGTCAGAACCTGCTCCACTGAGGATATCTATGTAGGCAAGAACAAGTATGGTCTCGGGATGGTAGACAAGAGAATCAGAGCTTTTCTTCTTCCTTGGATAGGTTCTGTATATCAATATACAGACTACGAGGTCCTAACCATTTCCCAGGAGTTTGAGAGCCAGCACATCTTTGAAGTCAAGTACCAGACCAACAATTCTGAAATCTTTCATTATCCTCCGGAGAACATGCATACCTCCACCATCATCAACAACGAATGCAGGCCAGTCACTGAGACAGTGACTATCTCGAAGTCGACCACAGAAGAGAGAAGGTGGGACATCAACGGCTCCTTTGGGTTTGGAGTCAGGTCCACCTTCACAGGAGGACTGCCCAAGATTTTCTCCAGCAAAGTTGAAGTCAGTGCCGACATGACGTTCCAGTTCTCCAGAGGACAGACCATAAAAGACGAGTCCTCCAACACCATTTCTACAACACTCACCACCCCAGCAAACCACCACTGCAGAGTCCAGATGCTGGGTGTTATGTACAAGAGCAACATCCCTTTCACCGCACGAGTGAATCGTTACTACAGAGACAGGGAAACCAAATCCACAGTCGTCTCTGGGATGTTTCACAGCAACAAGATTGGAGATATCCAGGCTGTAGTGGACCGGTGCGAACCTGTAGCTGACACCAGACCTTGCTCTGCTGGGAGGTTCCCAGAGTCAGGCCGAGACACAAAGCAGGACTCAGATGGAGAAATGAGATAA